In Halosegnis marinus, one genomic interval encodes:
- a CDS encoding MarR family transcriptional regulator: MSATETETDPDAEGWEAVRELPPSAKLVAKALEYNERLTQSQLAEETLLPARTVRYALSRLEECDAVDSRFSFTDARKRVYTLAIE; this comes from the coding sequence ATGAGCGCGACAGAGACCGAGACCGACCCGGACGCGGAGGGCTGGGAGGCCGTCCGCGAACTGCCCCCGAGCGCGAAGCTCGTGGCCAAGGCGCTGGAGTACAACGAGCGGCTGACGCAGTCACAGCTCGCCGAGGAGACGCTGCTGCCCGCCCGAACCGTCCGCTACGCCCTCTCGCGGCTGGAGGAGTGCGACGCCGTGGACTCGCGGTTCTCCTTCACCGACGCCCGCAAGCGCGTCTACACCCTCGCCATCGAGTAA